In the genome of Trypanosoma brucei gambiense DAL972 chromosome 11, complete sequence, the window cttccgaATAAAGTTGGTATAAATTTACTCGTGTGTTTTAATTTGATTTAACCGTATGCGTAGCGCAAATGCATAATATCTTAGCAGGCACTGTCTTGATTCATTCTTATTCCATGGTACTCTCTGTGGTTCACCGTGTTGATGAAGcttttgtatatttatattccccATCATTTTGATAGTGCACGAAAAAGCTGTAACATATCTTCATAGGTGAAATTTATGCATTATACTCCCAACTGCTTTTGCAGGTGAGGGATGAGGTGCGGAAGGAAAAATCTGCACTGGATCCTTTGAGGTGTGTGGTGGTTGTCGTTGATTGAATTATGCCCGTCAGTAAGGAATCGAGCCAACATGTGGTTTTGGTCATTTCCGTTAAAATTGTGAGAATGCACGTGTCTCTGACCATTTGGTGAAGGAAACCGATTAGAGAAAGATTGCGATGGGAATTTATTTCGCAGAAAACATGAGGCGGGCAGTGAaggttctttttcttgtgtccTTAACGTGTTGCCGCTTAGTTTGGAGTGCGTCGAGTAGACATTCGTTGGTGTTTTACATGGGAACTATCAGTTGTTTGCTGAATTACGTTATTTTTGCAACCAACCCCGGTGCCCTGTGgctgttttccccctctgtGTGTGCTTCCCGTTGTCGCAATTTTTTGTCCAGAGACGATTATTTACCTTCAGTGGTTTGGTTCATGCTGTTGGAATTTACGGAAGGGGTGTGGCGTTGTCAGCGGAAGGAATAGAAGCGTTACATTCCCATCCAGCAAATGTCACGTTGCTTCCTTTTAACCTGTAAAACTTTTCTTGGGTTTGGCTCTCGTATTTGAGGTATAAAGCCTGCTTGTCATTTCCAGAAACGTTTGAAAGGAGGCGCCAGGACTATTTGCAGCGCCATGAAAATAATTCACCAGGGATGCGCTGTGGTCGATATATCCCATATAAGTGCATTCCCTGCGTGGCATGTGATGCACCAACGGTTTTTTTGCACTTTTAACTACATCCAACGTGTTTCCCCACGTAATGAAAAACGCGCCGCACAAACATCGGGGGTCGTTGAAAGGAAGTGCGATCGTTTGGTACTGCACTAACAGAGGAGAAACcaatggaaagaaagtaaTTTGTTTATAAGAAAACATGGCAGAGGAAAGGCGTATACCGTCAGCGCACGCCCCTGTAAATAAAACGTAACTGTGCGCAAACCAGCTTGGAAACACAAGTAATTTATCCCCCTTAAATATGCGTAAATGTGTGTGGGAGCAAGATGACGTCAATTGGTAAATGAAGAGAGTGTTCAAACATCATTGGCACTTCCCGCTGCTAAGGTTGCTGTGGAAGAGCCTAGCCAGATGGACTGGGGAAGTTCAGCACCCACTTGAGTTGGTAGTTTGAAGGGCACATAATTGATGAGTCCACCTGCATATTTTACGGATCCCTCAACATTACACGCAACCCggaaatggaagaaataaaCCGTCCAAAAAGTCGGACAGCCGCTGGTTTTCGAGGCGCCTGTTGTTTGAAAAGTTCCCTTCGAGTAGTGCGTTCAAACAGTTCATCCAGCCACCCAATCGTGTTTAACAGTGCTTTGGGAAGAAAAACGGGAAGTTGAGTAACTGGTGATACTCCACTTGGACTGATGGAAGGCATACCGCCGAAAGAAGGTTCACATGCAtatctcaaaaaaaaaaaaatccctctTTCACGTAAGGTTAAGCTGCAGCTCTTACGGTTGCTTCCAGAATTTGAGGAATACTGCGGCACATCACCTTGTGGAGTACCGTGGGTTACGCGGTGTTACTGCCTAACGGTGGGAGATGCCTTaaataaggaaggaaggaagtacAGATGGAAACGAAATTTCTTTGTGGCGCATGCACACTGCATTGTACTACGAGACCATGCTGTAACAGACGACATTCAGCATGGCAAAACCACCAGTACAACTTGCGACGCAGCCAAACACACACCCAATTCACGAAGGCTGAAACGGTCTGGCACCACTAATTAATGCGAGTGGAGGATGCCCCCCCAAAAAATTCTGAGACAAGGCACCGCCTCTATCACGCATAAGAATAAATTTCATCAAATGCACACAACGTTGTCAGCACCAAAATCGCTGTGAATATGTCCCTGCAACCCACCAAACTCGTAGGGAGTCGATCACAGCCACCTTTGAGATGAAAGTTGCATACCGCCCTTATTTTTGTCCAAACCATTTCCCCTTTGATCCCTTCGTTTTGTCGTTTGTAAGACATCGTAACGCTAAATAGAGACTAAACAAACAATGCCGGCAGTTTTGTACGGTTTGAGTTCTGCACCACACACACGGGCGTCCTCTCACCGTATGAGGCACGTGACGCTACAACGAGGTGCAAAGGTTATTGggtcgctgttgttgttaataATGCTGACAGTCGGTTCACTCGCAAGGCCAATTGAAGCAACAGATGTTGTGACAGTCAAAGTGCTGAGCCTCATGTACGGCGCCGGCTCCCCCAACGACGTCGTTGACTCCCTCAACGCAGGTCTGGGTGCATCCCTTGCAGCACGTGAAGATGAAGTGAGCTCGATGTTCAAGGTTTCTCTAATCCAACCTTCGTCGTACGATGAGCCAATCGAGCAGTTGTTTAACACCACAGTAGAAAGGACGAACAACGAGCTTCTGGTCATCGTGGGGCCACTGGGTAATCAAAATGTACTTTGGGTACAAGACAGGCTAGAGGTGCATGATTTGGTTGCCTTTGCACCTCTTTCTTACTCTGATAAAACCCGTGGGTGGAATCCCCACTTCTATTATCCAAGTGTCGAGCCAGATGCCGAGTTACTTGCCCTCGTCCGCTATGCTATCGTATTCCTTCGAGTCCCGCGCGTAGGCTTCATGTACCTCAAGGACACGCACTTTGGTGAGACCTCGCTTCTATTCGCACGGGATGTGATGTCTATGATGGGATATAAGTTGTGTGGCACGTTTGCTATCGAAGGCGGTGATGATCGGAGCGAGGACGCTACATTCGAGGCGGAGTGGAAACAATTTGTGGATACACGCCCGCAGGCTGTTCTGTTATTTGGTTCCCCACACGACCTCACCGCGAAGTTCATTACGAAGATGGTGACGGATAATCGCACGGCAGGAGCGTATGTACTTACCGTCTCCAATATGCAAAATTTCCTACTCAAGAACTGGAAGAATGCACTGGAGGTTGCTGGTGCCAATCTCAAACCCGGACAAATCGTCATCACCGGCACAAGCCCACTCGCTGGTGATGCGCAATATGAAGTGATCCAACGCTTCCAAAGGGAGATGACTAAACACCTAGAGACAAACAAGGACTGGGGCGGTTTTGCGAAGCCAGGGCACTTTAGCACTAACCACAATGATGGGGAACTGATGGTTCTCGGGTGGCTCGCTGGGGAGTTGCTTGTGCGGGCACTAGTTGAAAGTGTCTCATTAACGAATCGTACCCTATTCAAGGCTTCACTGTATAATCAGCGCCGCTACCTGATCGACGACATGGTGATTGGTGACTTTGGCGGTGAATGCAGTGAGGACGCACAACGTCAAGGTGCCATCCGCCGTTGCAACCAAGGGGGTAATATAGTGTACATGAAGAAGGTTGTTGACCAATACCATTTGGAACCACTAAGGGAAGGATTCCTGACCTGGGGTACATCGCGGTGCTTCAGCGAGGGTGTCCGCGTAGGTGCCCCGCTTAGCGGTGTCGTCATATTGGCGTCCGATCACACTGTTGCTCATCGTGCCAATTCTCGGTACTTTAGTGGTGCAACGGCTCTCTCACGTAACGACCGGATCTGGGAGGATGACAGGCTCTTCCTTCATCCTCTCGAGTCCTCGCTTTCAGGGGCGGCAACAGACCTTCACGATAACCGCGATAAAATTGTCATTTCTGCTGTCTTCGGCGTTGTGACCAATGATGTGCTTAGCACAGAAggtcttattttctttgaccCGATGGTGGTTTTCCCTCAGTTGAGTATGTTCAGACGGCATGTTATACACTTCTTTCCTACGCTCGCACAGGAGCTCTACGTATTCGCCCGATACCTCTCACACTCGGAAAGCAGCTTCGCCGATGCCATTATCCGAAGCGATGAGGCAGGTGAAATTGCCAAGGTATTGGCAATGTCATTGGTGACATTTGGCGTGTCACCTGGTTTTGGAGTGTTCTTGGATGTTGCTTCCCCTATTCGTGAAAGTCATCTCAAACGCGGTGGCGACACGTTCGTCCTTGGACTCACAGCTCCTGATGTAAAATTGATATCCAAGCACCTTGAAACCCACCCTGAGGCTCGAGTTTTCATCACCTTCACGGACCTGGTACTGCTGTACGAGGAGTTCATATCAGAGTTCAATGCAACTACAAACACTAAAGCACAGCGCCTATTTTTCGCCACTAGTTTACCGCATTGGGCTGATAATAGTTCCAAATCAGAAACCATTACTGCTTACCACAGAGCTATTCCCGATCCGAAGCAGTGGTCGCCGATGTCACTGCGTGGTTTCGCTGTCGCCCGAGTGATGCAAACTCTCCTAGTACCcatgaagaaagtgaatgcCGCTTTACTCGCAGAGCAAGTGTTTTGGCAAACGTCGTTTGTTGTCGATGACATGAAGTATGGGCCCTTTAACGATGTCGACTGCGTCGCTAACGGCGTGCAATTGTCGAGTAATTGTGTTTGGAACTACGGTGCCACAAATATCGCTGTGTGGTCCTTCGCTCGTGTTCTGAACCCTTCTCTTCCTGTAGCGGAGGATCCCATTACGCCTTCGATGGAGTATAAGAAGCCTCGCGAGCAACTAACATCCTCTGAGATTGCTGGTATCGTAATGGGATCAGTTATCGCGTTGATGCTCTTTGCTACCCTTGGTGTTGCACTACTATGCAGTAGGCGGAACAAGCGTGATAACGACCGAGCGCCGAGGGAACCAACTGATCCCGTGACACTTATCTTCACTGACATCGAGAACAGCACAGCCCAGTGGGCGGCGCATCCCGATCTCATGACGGAGGCGGTAGCCGCGCACCACCGCTTGATCCGTGCACTGGTGCTGAGGCATAACTGCTACGAAGTTAAGACCATTGGAGACTCCTTCATGATCGCGAGCAAGCACCCGTCCCAAGCGGTTCAACTGGCAGCAGATGTTCAACTCATGTTCTTGCACAACGACTGGGGTACGGATGTATTCGACAATTTCTACCGTGAGTTGGAGGAAACGAATGCGAAGGAGGATAATGAATACACTTCTCCTACTGCATGTCTGGACCCCGAAGTGTACAGTCGGTTATGGAGTGGTTTACGCGTACGCATTGGTATTCACACCgggttgtgtgatattcggCATGATGAAGTCACAAAAGGTTACGATTACTACGGTCCCGCCACCAACATGGCAGCACGCACGGAGAGTGTTGCTAACGGTGGGCAAGTATTAATAACACATGCAACTTATATGTCTCTGAGTGAGTCGGAGCGGCAACAGTTCGGTGTGACCGCACTCGGACCCGTGGCATTGCGTGGCGTTCCTCAACCGGTGCAGCTGTACCAGCTAAGTGCGGTACCGGGTCGTACCTTTGCAGCCCTACGCCTTGACCGGGAGTATTTCTTCGAAGATGAAAATGAGACCACCAACTCCACAAGCGAAAATAGCTCGTCACGTGCGGAGCTCGGTGAATCGGCACAAATGATTATGACTTCACTTCAGATGTTGCTCAGTACCTTCAAGGGTCCGCAGCGTGAGAAATTGCTAACGCCGTACTGTGAGCGCTGGCGTGTGCCGCTACCCCGGAAGTGTACAAGAGTGTGGGATGAGGAATATTGTCAGGAGGTTATGCGTCGCATTGCTGCAAAGGTCGGGCACGTGGCGGACCACTGTGCGGTGGGTCAAAGCAATCACTCCACAAGTACACTGAGCAGCGCATCAGTGGTGATTATCTCCGAAAACAAAGCTTTCCTCGATACATGTTCTTCCATGCTTTGACGTCACGCCTGCACGTGTTTATGCGGACATGTTAGCAGTTAAATATGTACGATCCTCCTCTGTATAGTCTAGTTATTAACCATTGAGTTAGCCAAGACCTGTTAACTTTCCGGTGTGagcgttctttttttcttttcttttttgttttcattttttactttgagTACTTTACAAATCAATAAGGCTTCGAgaatgttgttttcctttctttttccttactGCGTTACGGTAGCGGcgtttttttatcttttttaatAACCTCAGGGACCTCTATGTAATATGCCAATTAGTTACATCTCTCTAGGATAGGCATAATTTCTCATgatgtataaatataaatatctttttttatttttatttttatgtataTGCTTATCTAATctatgtattttattttcttgtttcaTTTCCTCTTATGACTATTAATGTTTTCATCTTACACTAATTCAAATTTTTTCCACCCCGTATTACCGAACACATTTGTCACATTGGGCTCCGGTTCGGGATTTTGAAGACGCCTGGCTCATGCCTTCCTCCACTGCATAACACTGCCCATAACCGTTTAGCGGCacataataatataaatagtaataacaatgacaataataataaatttttttctcatgAGCGTTTGCGGTATTACCcatgtattttctttgttttttttttcgtcattATTGCCGTTATTTTCATCACCAATTGTTTACTCTCAACCTCCCAATGACACTTCCCTCAGCCCAACTGAATGCGCCCATAGAGCGCTTACCGTagtgtttattattattttttcttccgaATAAAGTTGGTATAAATTTACTCGTGTGTTTTAATTTGATTTAACCTTATGCGTAGCACAAATGCACAATATCTTAGCAGGTACTGTCTTGATTCATTCTTATTCCATGGTACTCTCTGTGGTTCACCGTGTTGATGAAGcttttgtatatttatattccccATCATTTTGATAGTGCACGAAAAAGCTGTAACATATCTTCATAGGTGAAATTTATGCATTATACTCCCAACTGCTTTTGCAGGTGAGGGATGAGGTGCGGAAGGAAAAATCTGCACTGGATCCTCTGAGGTGTGTGGTGGTTGTCGTTGATTGAATTATGATTTTCTTGTCGTGACCCCGCTGCCGGGGGAAATTTGGCAGTCTCTTTTCGACAAATGCGATATAGGCTTGTATGTTGGGCTGGAAGATGGATCGCCTGTGGTGTGTTGGgctttctttatttggtGTGGAAGCTTTATGcgcatttttgttgttgtagagGTGGTGAAAATCACATTTTATGCACTTGGTGGTAGAAGTATTGGGAGGGTTTTGATGTTTTTCATGCCCTTATTCACGCACTCGAATGGCGCCACCTCAGCCGGGGAACTCGGCTCTCTTCGAAGTGTcgcattctttttcctccgctTGTCCATACAATACCTACTCGCAAGCTGGTGAAAATTAAGCCGCCAAGTCCCTCTCAACGGTATGCGCATAATCCGTGCCTGGCAAAATCAACTATTCTGAAACACTGTCTGTAGACACAAAGGGCGGTTAAGGCGCTCATTTTCATGTTCCATTTACACTTCCTCCATCAcacaatcaaacaaaaaactttCTCATTTTAGTGACAATGCCATTCGAACGGCGTCTTCGAGTATGCCAAAGCGGACCCATGTGCCCTACTCGGGCCGCAACGCCAGCAGCGCGTTATGGCCTTTACCAAGGGGTTACTGGGGAGTATAGTCGTTTCTCCATATTCCTGCATCATAGTTCCCTCTGGTTGTATTTCCCACTTTCTCTCTATAATCCTTCTGCGTTGGTTGACAAATCGATGTGTTACTTGGGCAGTTGCTCCATCACTGCGAAATGGTAGAAGGTGGGGGTGATAAACCTTGAGGTGTCGGGTGAAAGCAACCCTTTTCCACGTTTTGTACCGCCACATTCTGTATTCGGGTGCGCCAACCACCGGCTTGAGTGCTTTTTCGTCCACATTGGCAGAAACGGGGTGCAGGTTGCAGAGtccttttatttacttatttttgtggGTGCCATACTTTTCAAGACTTCTCAAACAATTTCCTCTGCAATGCCGTCAGCCGCCTATTCGAGGTGAGTTTATCTTAAGGGAAATGAGGCGCATGacaacgtttttttttttccactttacCCACAGCGAGGGCCTTCGCAGGGGCCGACGCATTGCCTGCGACAAAATGCCCAACTTTTGATATGCTTCGTTTCTTGTTGGGGAAAGATTTCAGTGCGAGCTTCGTTTGAAGAGCGAAAACAATTATGTATCTACGCTTTAAAGGGCATTtgatcaaaagaaaatacctTTCCACAGAGTTTCTCGTTGTCGTTAGTGTGTCCGATGTTCCGGTTAAGGTTAACAACTGGAGTGTGGATGTTTCCCGCAACGCGAAGCATTTTCACTTGGTAGTGGAAGCGGTGGCGTCGTCGGAACATGTCTTTTCGTGAGACTTTCGAGGTGTGATAAGGAGTTGTGTAGCGGTTCCGCGCCTATGCGAGTGTAAAGCCTGCAGGCTGTTTTCTTCCCGCCGCCGCGGTTTCCTGCTATGTTCAAGTGAGGTTGTCTCGTTCCGTTCGAATGTTGTTGTGGAGTTCACCCCTGGTGACCGGCATTCCCTTTAGGCAGTGCAATTCACCTTAGTTATCTGACTACTAGCCTTATTTTGCTCTgttatttaaatatatatatttgattgCCGTTACAATCTGACACTGTCCTGAGGAAGGTAATTGGGAGGCATCTATGATAAAGTTCGCTTGTGTATTGAAAGGATGCAAGCTCCATTACAAAATAGGtaatgtgttttattttaactgGTCGCTCGAGGCATGCTATCTCGTGCTTTAAATATTTTCTCAGCCTTATTTTTTCTAGTGTTCAACACCtgaagttgttgctgctacTTTTCGTCGGAAGGAAGGCGTGGGTATGTCCTTTTTCCAGTTGGATTGGGAATGTTCATATCAAGAGTATATGAAAATGATCTATCATCACGCAACGAACTATGTTCCGCCACGGGTTTCACAAGAGAGGCACCTCATCACTTGTAGGGAGCTGCTGAATGAAGCTCAGAGGGAATGCAAGGGAGGCAAGTATgatctttccttctttcactACCTTCGGTGTGTGGAGATTCTCACTAAGGTGGGGATACCCTCTACATACAAAGATTCAATGGTTTTGAAGAAGCAGTGTATGGATGCCATTGAAGCCCTCATGAATAGCGCTCTTAAAAATCACTATGAAAAAATGGTTAAAGAATTAAAgtcaaagaaggaaggagttGATGCGGTTGACTATAAATTGTATGGCGACAGACTTGCCCACGTATCTGGGGGAAACAGCTAAAGATGGCTACAGAATATGTCGTTTGATGAATCCACATGGGCAAGGCGTTGGGAATGCAaagagcaaaagcacaaagacTGCGAAAAGTTGTGTTACGAGGGTCAGCAGCGGGGTCGCGCTCATTTTTACTCTACGCACAACCGACCCCGAATATGCTTAGCGAAACGTCAGGTGCCGTGGTGGATATGTGCACCGATGAATTTTCTATTGATATCAAGGAGCCTTCTCCAGAAGATGCAATTGTCGTAGCCAGCCTGACtctacgaaaaaaaaaaaatgcaaaagtggcgcgaagaaaagaggacAGCAGCAAAGCCACCGAAGAGAGAGCACAGTCCGGGGCATCCACATGCACACTCAATtttaacaaacaagaaaccaGATGGCCTCTAAAGATTAGTGAATGCTAAATTGTAGCGGTCACCGCATTGTCCTCACGCACCCcaaagtttttcttttttttggggggggctCTACATCCTTAACTAATGCTAAACGTTGTGTCTTCCAGTCAGTGCGCTGCTGCACCACAGCAAATACAAAGCCAAAATGAATTGCATATAAAGGCAAAAGCCTCATACTAACATCATATGCCGACCCTGATAGTGGCTCGCGGCGTGCCGTGGCTGTTATTTGAAGGTGAAACAATACGAGCTCGAACAACAGatcctatatatatatatatatgtacatataaaGATTTGTGTATCAACGGAGTTTTTTGTGACCGCAGTGTTTCCGACGACTGACGACGAATAGTCACTCCTGGAGCCAAACATCTCCTTCCAAACACATCCTCTGCGTAAAATCACGGCCAATcatattttgaaaaattatAATCGTGCCACTTCTGCTGGATTGGGAAACCGCCGACCGAACCTGCACATGAAGTTGGGTTCCGCGTTTGACTTATCTCTGATAACACCCTTTTCACACATCCGGAGGTGCATGCGCTAAAGAGCTCGCCACAACGGAATTAACATGATATGAAAGCAAACGAACTCGCAGTCCCATTCCCGCCCGGTGCGTAATGGTCATCAATCAGACATCCGTTGGGGAAGAGTTTAAACGGATTGCACAGACGCCAAAACGAAGCAATTAcatgtagaaaaaaaaaggaatgaggaaagaaacccTAGAGTCACATCGATATCGCAAGTGGGTAATGACCACAGATGGAGAAATCAACGCGTCGTTATCCGTCGGAGTCGGAACGCGACTTTCTTTGTCAAAGTCGAGGGAAGCCATAATGTCAGCACCGACTGTAGACCCCGTCCTTTCAGCTATGTACCAGAATCTGTAGCCTTTCCGACAGCACTACAGCAGCCGAATATCCAACGTACCCTCCGTAAACGAATTCCTATTTGCTAGCACTGACAGTTCATGCCTCGCAGCTACGCTAAACAACGGCCAAATAAGCCAGAGAAGTtgagcaaagaaagaaatgtgGATGAGGGCGCCTCACTATCCTAAAGCTGCATGATCGATACGTCGGCAATTTTAGCGAAGCCGCTGCGGAGTACAAGTTAACGAGTTGGCAGATGAATATGCAACGCAAGTTGTAGAAACCGGCGCATATGAGAAAACTTTAGCACTATAGCATACTTACGAGAACCAGCCTCCACGAACGATGTGGAACCAAATCATTTCATATCTATAGCACCGATGTAAACTCGGGAAAATGGGTTCAAGGACGGAACACCTTGAACTGAAACTCCTGGCGGCACCACACCATGTTGaagtaaatacaaaaaaaatatatctTCACTACTCCCAAGAGGGCCGCTTTCTACAATATCCAAAGGAGGACgtcaaaaatatataagacAGTCCGTGCACTGACCGTCCAGGCACGCAAACCACAAGACGATGGTTGACGCGAAACCACGGTCGATCTGGATTCGCACATTGATTATTACAAAATTTTCAAATAGATTTAGAAGTTCAGAgctaaataaaacaaatgaataaacatatatacacaacatccccttttatttgcttcccTCATGTCTCaatctgtttctgttttctttatgCAACTATTTTGGAGCTGCTTCCGATGTGCCACTGCAGAATGAAAAAATGCTCATTGGAACAAATGCATGAGTTTGCATATAAATATCACACATAATTTATTTCATATTACGAGTGTTTGCAATATAATGGAAAAcatggaaaggaaatgaatcAATGAATATGCGCCGCAGTTGTAAAAGGTTTGTGCTACTATTGTGCTTGCTTGTCTCAAAAACTCCTTCCCAATTGTTTAGTATGAAGCAAATTGTTGTAGCAGtttaaatgagaaaaaagatacaTAGTCCACTCTGTTTGTTCCAACAGCAATTTATCCTTTTTCAAAATGCTTCACACACAATACCAGAGAAAaattacctttttttcttgtcagtACTGACATTCCTTCTTCGCAACGTACTCTGTAGAATTGGAAGTTTGAAACAATTGAAGGGACCTCCGCACACTCACGGAATGGCATCTGTTTTGCCTTCATAATGATAGTTTCATTCCTCCGCGGGTTGTGGCGTGATATCCTCcgcttctcctcttttttccagtTTTCGCGGTATTGGAGTccattccccctcccttcattCTTCCAAATAAATTATAAAGGTATCAAATGAAAGGGCTTTGAGGGCACTCGGCATTGACGAAAACACTACGAAGTTATTGTTCCCAATGGAATTTATTCGTGAAGTGTAAGATACAAAGGAGGCCAAGtagagaaaataatacaaccCAAAATGTCAGGGAACACGGGTATTTATTAGGAATGAACGTAGAACTAACATGCGCAG includes:
- a CDS encoding receptor-type adenylate cyclase GRESAG, with the protein product MPAVLYGLSSAPHTRASSHRMRHVTLQRGAKVIGSLLLLIMLTVGSLARPIEATDVVTVKVLSLMYGAGSPNDVVDSLNAGLGASLAAREDEVSSMFKVSLIQPSSYDEPIEQLFNTTVERTNNELLVIVGPLGNQNVLWVQDRLEVHDLVAFAPLSYSDKTRGWNPHFYYPSVEPDAELLALVRYAIVFLRVPRVGFMYLKDTHFGETSLLFARDVMSMMGYKLCGTFAIEGGDDRSEDATFEAEWKQFVDTRPQAVLLFGSPHDLTAKFITKMVTDNRTAGAYVLTVSNMQNFLLKNWKNALEVAGANLKPGQIVITGTSPLAGDAQYEVIQRFQREMTKHLETNKDWGGFAKPGHFSTNHNDGELMVLGWLAGELLVRALVESVSLTNRTLFKASLYNQRRYLIDDMVIGDFGGECSEDAQRQGAIRRCNQGGNIVYMKKVVDQYHLEPLREGFLTWGTSRCFSEGVRVGAPLSGVVILASDHTVAHRANSRYFSGATALSRNDRIWEDDRLFLHPLESSLSGAATDLHDNRDKIVISAVFGVVTNDVLSTEGLIFFDPMVVFPQLSMFRRHVIHFFPTLAQELYVFARYLSHSESSFADAIIRSDEAGEIAKVLAMSLVTFGVSPGFGVFLDVASPIRESHLKRGGDTFVLGLTAPDVKLISKHLETHPEARVFITFTDLVLLYEEFISEFNATTNTKAQRLFFATSLPHWADNSSKSETITAYHRAIPDPKQWSPMSLRGFAVARVMQTLLVPMKKVNAALLAEQVFWQTSFVVDDMKYGPFNDVDCVANGVQLSSNCVWNYGATNIAVWSFARVLNPSLPVAEDPITPSMEYKKPREQLTSSEIAGIVMGSVIALMLFATLGVALLCSRRNKRDNDRAPREPTDPVTLIFTDIENSTAQWAAHPDLMTEAVAAHHRLIRALVLRHNCYEVKTIGDSFMIASKHPSQAVQLAADVQLMFLHNDWGTDVFDNFYRELEETNAKEDNEYTSPTACLDPEVYSRLWSGLRVRIGIHTGLCDIRHDEVTKGYDYYGPATNMAARTESVANGGQVLITHATYMSLSESERQQFGVTALGPVALRGVPQPVQLYQLSAVPGRTFAALRLDREYFFEDENETTNSTSENSSSRAELGESAQMIMTSLQMLLSTFKGPQREKLLTPYCERWRVPLPRKCTRVWDEEYCQEVMRRIAAKVGHVADHCAVGQSNHSTSTLSSASVVIISENKAFLDTCSSML